A DNA window from Oceanispirochaeta sp. M1 contains the following coding sequences:
- the pgk gene encoding phosphoglycerate kinase yields the protein MSVVTVKDLDLKNKRVLVRVDFNVPLKEGKITDDTRMQRALPTLKYILEQEGTSLIVMSHLGRPSEEREPQFSMKQLEAHLAEITGVTVKTASDCIGSDVEAMVAAMNPGEILLLENTRYHNAEKKNDPEFASQLAKLADVYVNDAFGAAHRAHASTEGITKYLPSCAGFLMEKECLFFDKVLEAPEKPFVAIIGGAKVSSKIEVLDSLLDKCNTFVIGGGMAYTFLKVQGYTIGNSLFEEDYIDTAKAFLENAEKAGVEVILPMDHVVAAKFDENADAEAIDEINIPDGKLAMDIGPKTIAAIKVRIASAKTVVWNGPMGVFEFDKFARGTAEVAEFVANCAGTTVVGGGDSVAAVNKFKLADKIDHVSTGGGASLEYLEGKALPGVVALRK from the coding sequence ATGAGTGTTGTTACAGTTAAAGATCTGGACCTGAAGAACAAACGTGTTCTTGTCCGTGTAGACTTCAATGTTCCTCTGAAAGAGGGAAAAATCACCGATGATACCAGGATGCAGAGAGCCCTGCCTACCCTCAAGTATATTCTTGAGCAGGAAGGAACTTCTCTGATTGTTATGAGTCACCTTGGACGTCCCTCTGAAGAGAGAGAGCCCCAGTTCAGCATGAAACAGCTTGAAGCTCACCTGGCTGAAATCACAGGAGTAACAGTAAAGACTGCTTCTGACTGTATCGGCAGTGACGTTGAAGCCATGGTTGCAGCTATGAATCCCGGAGAAATTCTGCTTCTGGAAAACACACGTTACCACAACGCCGAAAAGAAAAATGATCCCGAGTTTGCCTCACAGCTGGCTAAACTGGCTGATGTTTATGTAAACGATGCCTTTGGTGCCGCTCATAGAGCACATGCTTCTACAGAAGGAATCACAAAGTATCTTCCTTCCTGTGCCGGTTTCCTTATGGAAAAAGAGTGTCTGTTTTTCGATAAGGTTCTTGAAGCTCCCGAAAAACCCTTTGTCGCCATCATCGGTGGTGCCAAGGTTTCTTCTAAAATCGAAGTTCTGGATTCCCTTCTTGATAAATGCAACACCTTCGTTATCGGCGGTGGTATGGCATACACATTCTTGAAAGTTCAGGGATACACAATCGGAAACTCACTCTTCGAAGAAGATTATATCGATACTGCAAAGGCTTTCCTGGAAAATGCAGAAAAAGCCGGTGTTGAAGTAATCCTTCCTATGGATCATGTAGTGGCAGCTAAATTTGATGAAAATGCAGATGCTGAAGCCATTGATGAAATTAATATTCCCGATGGAAAACTGGCCATGGATATTGGACCCAAGACAATCGCAGCTATTAAAGTCAGAATTGCATCAGCCAAAACTGTTGTATGGAATGGACCTATGGGTGTATTCGAGTTTGACAAGTTTGCCAGGGGAACAGCAGAAGTTGCCGAATTTGTTGCAAACTGTGCCGGAACCACTGTTGTGGGCGGAGGAGACTCTGTCGCGGCTGTTAACAAGTTCAAACTGGCCGATAAAATCGACCATGTATCCACCGGTGGTGGAGCATCCCTGGAATACCTGGAAGGAAAAGCCCTTCCAGGTGTAGTCGCATTGCGTAAATAA
- the gap gene encoding type I glyceraldehyde-3-phosphate dehydrogenase yields MKIAINGFGRIGRNVFKIAMEREGIEIVGINDLTDAKTLAHLLKYDSTFGVYSKEVKALDDKIVVDGQEIPIFAIRNPAELPWSDLGVDVAIESTGIFRVASSPEGGYMDHIAAGAKKVILTVPAKDDIETVVLGVNEDRIIPEINAYSNASCTTNCLAPIAKVLNDLYGIEKGLMTTIHSYTNDQVILDTPHPDLRRSRSAGLNIIPTSTGAATAVGKVIPQLKGKLNGGAMRVPTPTGSIVDLTVQLEKDCSIEELNAAMKEAAEGVLEGILEYTEDPIVSMDIKGNPHSSIFDAGCTMKMGEGFFKVLSWYDNEMGYSTRVVDLAQKLV; encoded by the coding sequence TTGAAAATCGCAATCAACGGATTTGGCCGCATCGGCCGTAATGTATTCAAAATAGCCATGGAGAGGGAAGGAATTGAGATTGTCGGAATCAATGATCTGACAGACGCCAAGACTCTTGCCCACCTGTTGAAATATGATTCCACTTTCGGTGTCTACAGTAAAGAAGTAAAAGCTCTTGATGATAAAATCGTTGTAGACGGTCAGGAAATCCCCATTTTCGCCATTAGAAACCCTGCAGAACTTCCCTGGAGTGATCTGGGTGTTGATGTAGCCATCGAATCCACCGGTATATTCCGGGTGGCAAGCAGTCCTGAGGGCGGTTATATGGACCACATCGCAGCGGGTGCTAAAAAGGTTATTCTCACTGTTCCTGCCAAAGACGACATTGAAACAGTTGTTCTGGGTGTGAATGAAGATAGAATCATCCCCGAAATCAACGCATATTCTAATGCATCATGTACAACAAACTGTCTGGCTCCAATAGCCAAGGTATTAAATGATCTCTACGGCATTGAAAAGGGTCTGATGACCACTATTCATTCCTATACCAATGACCAGGTTATTCTGGATACTCCCCATCCCGACCTCAGGCGTTCCCGTTCTGCGGGGCTGAACATTATCCCCACCTCTACCGGTGCGGCTACAGCGGTGGGCAAGGTTATTCCCCAGCTTAAGGGTAAGCTTAACGGTGGTGCCATGAGAGTTCCCACACCCACAGGTTCTATTGTTGATCTGACTGTACAGCTTGAAAAGGACTGTAGTATTGAAGAGCTCAATGCGGCTATGAAGGAGGCTGCCGAGGGTGTTCTGGAAGGGATTCTGGAATATACGGAAGATCCCATTGTTTCAATGGATATCAAGGGTAATCCCCATTCATCAATCTTTGATGCCGGATGTACCATGAAAATGGGAGAGGGATTCTTCAAGGTTCTGTCCTGGTATGATAATGAGATGGGATATTCCACCAGGGTCGTGGATTTAGCTCAGAAGCTTGTATAA
- the tpiA gene encoding triose-phosphate isomerase, with amino-acid sequence MRNYLIAGNWKMNKTPSEASALAKEIVSVVKDADCRVMVAPSFVCIPAVVEAVKGSNIIVAAQNMAGTESGAFTGETSVLMLKDLGVEMVLLGHSERRHVYGETNEMINEKVKLALVHGVDPVLCIGELLEEREAGKAEAVCFEQLEKGLAGVSEAELDKVVIAYEPVWAIGTGKTATPEDADSIHAACRKKIADMYSDAAAEKMVIQYGGSMNPGNVKNLMSMDNIDGGLIGGASLKADSFAELVNFNK; translated from the coding sequence ATGAGAAATTACCTGATCGCAGGAAACTGGAAAATGAACAAGACTCCTTCCGAAGCATCAGCTTTGGCAAAGGAAATCGTTTCCGTAGTAAAAGATGCTGACTGTAGAGTAATGGTAGCACCTTCTTTCGTATGTATTCCTGCTGTTGTAGAAGCCGTTAAGGGAAGCAATATCATCGTAGCCGCTCAGAACATGGCAGGAACAGAATCCGGTGCCTTCACTGGTGAAACTTCTGTACTTATGCTCAAAGACCTGGGTGTAGAGATGGTTCTTCTAGGACATTCCGAAAGACGCCACGTTTACGGTGAAACAAACGAAATGATCAACGAAAAAGTAAAACTGGCTCTGGTCCATGGCGTTGATCCCGTACTTTGTATCGGTGAGCTCCTTGAAGAAAGAGAAGCTGGAAAAGCCGAAGCAGTATGTTTCGAGCAGTTGGAAAAAGGTCTTGCCGGTGTTTCTGAAGCCGAACTGGATAAGGTAGTGATTGCTTACGAACCTGTATGGGCCATCGGAACAGGTAAAACTGCAACTCCCGAAGATGCAGATTCAATCCATGCAGCATGCAGAAAGAAAATTGCCGACATGTACTCTGATGCAGCAGCAGAAAAAATGGTTATTCAGTACGGTGGTTCCATGAATCCCGGTAATGTAAAAAACCTGATGTCAATGGACAATATTGATGGTGGACTGATCGGCGGAGCTTCTTTAAAGGCTGATTCTTTCGCAGAACTTGTAAATTTCAATAAATAA
- a CDS encoding tetratricopeptide repeat protein, with the protein MQKNKRYLLTAVFFFSVFLLTAQQSPLELYEDGRHALRSGDYYSSLDLFKKALAVNSAYVDARKGMAEAYFLLQEYAEALYHAEAALKGADSRVDLLTLIGRIYLGMNRMEDAESQFQKALAMEPNNAEAAYGKAEIAVFRGNYSEGTGLFERSLTINPDSRRALLSLSLLHEDSGDSTRSLYYLNSALEHYPQDPVVLDFAIRHYDRSEEWSRAEALAIKWRALEPDNDTIPILLGTIYNRMGRNEEAVTAFTVAVRSRQEDPLVWYMLGRSYMDLGRYEEALLSFRTVNIIDPGNEMSRLSMEYLLLNEYPIGHEERIKAGEYHFNLAKDFQKSYQYDKAMDEYRLGRLLSPLDLDGWWLYASIQNSLAYTNRYREEMTALKLEGYDNERFLRVMELLESTEDESFLNTWDGPLTHSHTPITLSLFFDRENSSMIHRGMEEALTGFIADQMMSDPHYDINMTKTITDPAEAYRLSHSGNSDFYIILKMTETERTIRMSCSIHLARTGSEVFRFHLLRSGNRRVSDVLIKSARDILNALPVKGYLMGIEEDQVLVNLGTMDALEEESEFILLRKDTGRWTDEVPYLEFTPDNLLGTVVLDDLQEEYSLGTVSRNSPFDLINAGDELYLLTEEMELPDTVLPPVNEELKSQLLRLY; encoded by the coding sequence ATGCAGAAAAATAAAAGATATTTACTGACAGCTGTGTTTTTCTTCTCAGTTTTTCTTCTGACGGCACAGCAGTCTCCTCTGGAACTCTATGAGGATGGACGCCACGCCTTACGATCGGGAGACTATTATTCCTCCCTGGATCTGTTTAAAAAGGCACTGGCTGTAAATTCTGCCTATGTGGATGCCCGTAAGGGGATGGCGGAAGCCTATTTCCTCCTTCAGGAATATGCCGAAGCCCTGTACCATGCAGAAGCAGCCCTGAAAGGTGCCGACAGCAGGGTAGACCTGCTGACTCTGATCGGTCGGATTTATCTGGGGATGAACCGGATGGAAGATGCCGAGTCCCAGTTTCAGAAAGCATTGGCCATGGAACCCAATAATGCGGAAGCCGCCTACGGTAAGGCCGAGATAGCAGTTTTCAGGGGTAACTACTCTGAAGGTACTGGTCTCTTTGAACGGAGCCTGACCATTAACCCTGACAGTAGAAGAGCTCTTTTATCACTCTCATTACTCCATGAAGACTCAGGGGACAGCACACGCTCCCTCTATTATCTGAACTCCGCCCTTGAACACTATCCACAGGACCCTGTCGTTCTGGACTTTGCCATCCGTCATTATGACAGAAGTGAAGAGTGGAGCAGGGCGGAAGCACTGGCAATAAAATGGAGGGCTCTGGAGCCCGATAACGACACTATTCCCATACTTTTAGGGACAATCTATAACAGAATGGGTAGAAACGAAGAGGCCGTCACTGCTTTTACTGTAGCGGTGCGCAGCCGACAGGAAGATCCCCTTGTCTGGTATATGCTGGGACGCAGTTATATGGACCTGGGCCGCTATGAAGAGGCTCTTTTAAGCTTTCGAACAGTCAATATCATCGATCCGGGGAACGAGATGTCCAGGCTCTCCATGGAATATCTACTCTTAAATGAATATCCCATCGGACATGAAGAACGGATAAAAGCCGGGGAATACCACTTCAATCTGGCAAAAGATTTTCAGAAGAGTTATCAGTACGACAAGGCCATGGACGAATACAGACTGGGCAGACTCCTCTCTCCTCTGGATCTGGACGGCTGGTGGCTCTATGCTTCCATTCAGAACTCTTTAGCTTATACCAACCGCTACCGTGAGGAGATGACGGCCCTTAAGCTTGAAGGCTACGATAACGAACGCTTTTTAAGGGTAATGGAACTGCTGGAGAGCACTGAGGATGAATCTTTCCTGAATACCTGGGATGGTCCTCTGACACATTCCCATACACCCATAACACTCTCCCTTTTTTTTGACAGAGAGAACAGCAGCATGATTCATAGGGGTATGGAAGAGGCTCTTACAGGCTTTATTGCCGACCAGATGATGAGTGATCCTCACTACGACATCAATATGACAAAAACTATCACTGATCCCGCCGAGGCCTACAGGCTGAGCCATTCGGGAAACAGTGATTTTTATATCATTCTCAAGATGACAGAGACCGAGAGGACTATCAGAATGAGCTGCTCCATCCATCTGGCCAGAACAGGCAGCGAAGTTTTCCGCTTCCATCTGCTGCGTTCAGGCAACAGACGGGTTAGCGATGTTTTGATCAAGAGTGCCCGGGATATCCTCAATGCCTTGCCTGTCAAAGGATATCTGATGGGAATTGAAGAAGATCAGGTGCTGGTTAATCTTGGAACTATGGATGCCCTGGAAGAGGAGAGTGAGTTTATCCTCCTCAGAAAGGATACAGGCCGTTGGACCGATGAGGTTCCCTATCTGGAGTTTACTCCAGACAATCTGCTGGGTACTGTGGTTCTGGATGATCTTCAGGAGGAATATTCACTGGGAACTGTCTCCAGGAATTCTCCCTTTGACCTGATCAATGCGGGGGATGAACTCTACCTTCTGACAGAAGAGATGGAGCTCCCCGATACAGTATTGCCACCGGTGAATGAAGAGCTCAAATCTCAGCTTTTGAGGCTCTACTAG
- the ybeY gene encoding rRNA maturation RNase YbeY, whose amino-acid sequence MTEIDIISRLEEEPGWLENYSAFVQAVLTLEDLTEWEISLTLCHDAYIKELNATYRDKDEATDVLSFCQNEGDEIMSFPGQQLSAGDIIVSMDTLERNAELYSVPLEEELKRVTIHGILHLKGMTHETREPEEKMLQYQENLLEKTAEFKVF is encoded by the coding sequence ATGACAGAAATTGATATAATATCGCGTCTGGAAGAGGAACCGGGCTGGCTGGAAAATTACAGTGCATTTGTTCAGGCCGTACTGACCCTCGAGGATCTGACAGAATGGGAAATTTCATTGACTCTCTGTCATGATGCTTATATAAAAGAATTAAACGCTACCTACAGGGATAAAGATGAAGCAACAGATGTTCTCTCATTCTGTCAGAATGAGGGAGACGAGATTATGAGCTTTCCGGGTCAGCAGCTGAGCGCTGGAGATATTATAGTCTCCATGGATACCCTCGAGCGTAATGCAGAGCTTTACTCTGTTCCCCTGGAGGAAGAACTCAAACGTGTTACCATTCATGGAATACTACACCTCAAGGGCATGACCCATGAGACAAGAGAACCTGAAGAGAAAATGCTGCAGTACCAGGAGAATCTTCTGGAAAAGACAGCGGAGTTCAAGGTTTTTTAG
- a CDS encoding hemolysin family protein, translating into MRTFKSLFKKKDNRSSIVNHEALTDLNVVEKGMIKGVVELSDTKIKEVIIPRIDVVFIPADIEEEELYDILMESGHSRFPVYEDTIDNVVGVLYVKDLLSLLVRKKSIVIRELMRKAYFVPESMKLDALLKEFKHRRVHIAIVVDEYGGVSGIVCMEDIIEEIVGDIQDEFDNEDDDLLEIGDGTYLCDARLNIEDLNEKLNFKLPEEKFDTFGGFVFDLFGKIPVRFEKVSYSNLDFIIQSMDGHKIKTVKIMFRDDAEK; encoded by the coding sequence GTGAGAACATTCAAATCTCTGTTTAAGAAAAAAGATAATCGCTCCTCCATCGTGAATCATGAAGCCCTTACCGACCTTAATGTGGTTGAAAAAGGTATGATCAAAGGAGTCGTGGAGCTTTCAGATACAAAAATCAAGGAAGTTATTATTCCCCGTATCGATGTAGTTTTTATACCTGCCGATATTGAGGAAGAGGAACTCTATGACATCCTCATGGAGTCGGGACACTCCCGCTTTCCTGTTTATGAAGATACCATCGACAATGTTGTGGGTGTTCTCTATGTAAAAGATCTTTTGAGCCTTCTTGTCAGAAAGAAGAGTATTGTTATCCGCGAGCTGATGAGAAAAGCCTATTTTGTCCCGGAGAGCATGAAGCTCGACGCTCTTTTGAAGGAATTCAAACACAGAAGAGTTCATATCGCCATTGTTGTAGACGAGTATGGTGGTGTTTCTGGTATTGTCTGTATGGAAGATATTATTGAAGAGATAGTAGGAGACATACAGGATGAGTTTGACAATGAGGATGATGATCTTCTGGAGATTGGAGACGGAACCTACCTCTGCGACGCCAGACTCAATATTGAAGATCTCAACGAGAAGCTGAATTTCAAGCTTCCCGAAGAAAAATTCGATACCTTCGGCGGATTTGTATTTGACCTGTTCGGTAAGATACCCGTAAGATTCGAAAAAGTAAGCTACAGTAATCTGGACTTCATAATTCAGAGTATGGATGGTCACAAAATAAAAACTGTTAAAATAATGTTCAGGGATGATGCAGAAAAATAA